A single window of Maribacter algicola DNA harbors:
- a CDS encoding sulfate adenylyltransferase subunit 1, with protein MEVLKIATAGSVDDGKSTLIGRILYDTKSLTSDKLEAIERTSKQKGYDYLDFSLATDGLVAEREQGITIDVAHIYFSTAKKSYIIADTPGHVEYTRNMVTGASTSQAAIILIDARKGVIEQTNRHFFINNLLRIKEVVVAINKMDLVDFSEERYNEIKADFEKLMEKRDYADQKITFVPVSALKGDNVVNKSANTPWYKGETLLEHLEGLDLAAVSNVGTPRFPVQYVIRPKTEEHHDFRGFAGKVYGGELSVGDEVIALPSQTRSRIKEIYVYDKKYKTASRRSSVTITLEDEINLSRGDMLVKANDLPTIEKQFTATISWMDSKPLTAGNKYVVQHGVNKVLAKVDQVHHKIAPDYSGVDAEAQSLDMNDIAEVSFRLNKPIFYDKFKNHRTNGSFILIDTQSNNTVGAGFIS; from the coding sequence TTGGAAGTACTAAAAATAGCAACGGCAGGTAGTGTAGATGATGGTAAAAGTACCTTGATTGGAAGGATACTTTACGATACCAAATCCCTGACTTCGGATAAACTCGAAGCCATAGAAAGGACCAGTAAGCAAAAAGGATATGATTATTTGGATTTTTCCTTGGCTACGGATGGGTTGGTAGCCGAGCGGGAGCAGGGAATTACCATAGATGTAGCCCATATCTATTTTTCCACTGCGAAGAAAAGCTATATCATCGCCGATACCCCAGGACATGTGGAATATACCCGAAATATGGTAACGGGTGCCTCTACCTCTCAGGCGGCCATTATATTGATCGATGCCCGCAAAGGGGTCATTGAGCAGACCAACAGGCATTTTTTCATCAATAATCTTCTACGTATAAAGGAAGTAGTGGTAGCCATCAATAAAATGGATCTGGTCGATTTTTCGGAAGAGCGATACAATGAAATTAAGGCTGATTTTGAAAAATTGATGGAAAAGCGGGATTACGCCGATCAAAAAATCACGTTTGTTCCGGTGAGTGCCCTTAAGGGGGATAATGTGGTGAATAAATCCGCAAATACTCCGTGGTACAAAGGGGAAACCTTGTTGGAGCATTTGGAAGGACTGGATTTGGCAGCCGTTTCCAATGTAGGTACGCCGCGCTTTCCAGTGCAATATGTCATTCGTCCAAAAACGGAGGAGCATCATGATTTTAGGGGATTTGCAGGTAAGGTTTACGGTGGCGAGTTGAGTGTAGGGGATGAGGTTATCGCACTACCTTCCCAAACAAGGTCGAGAATCAAGGAGATTTATGTATACGATAAAAAATATAAAACGGCTTCGAGAAGATCATCTGTGACCATTACGTTGGAAGACGAAATTAATTTAAGCAGGGGTGATATGTTGGTCAAAGCGAATGACTTACCCACGATTGAAAAGCAATTTACCGCGACCATCTCTTGGATGGATTCCAAGCCGTTGACGGCAGGGAACAAATATGTGGTGCAACATGGGGTCAATAAAGTATTGGCCAAGGTAGATCAAGTGCATCATAAGATTGCGCCGGATTATTCCGGGGTGGATGCGGAAGCCCAGTCGTTGGATATGAACGATATTGCCGAGGTGAGTTTTAGATTGAATAAACCTATATTTTATGATAAGTTCAAGAATCATAGGACCAATGGTTCCTTTATTCTAATCGATACACAATCAAATAATACGGTAGGGGCCGGTTTTATAAGTTAG
- the cysD gene encoding sulfate adenylyltransferase subunit CysD: protein MEVKELEVPTEIIENTAHINALENEAIYILREVAAQFEKPVLLFSGGKDSITLVRLAQKAFWPAKIPFPLMHIDTGHNFPETIEFRDRLVKELGLELIVRNVQDSIDQGKVKEESGRYSSRNSLQTTTLLDAIEEFKFDACIGGARRDEEKARAKERIFSVRDDFGQWDERNQRPELFDMLNGQIELGQNVRVFPISNWTELDVWSYIKDEGIEIPSIYFAHKRKTFLRDGMIWSAEDGIVFRDEDEVVEERMVRFRTVGDMSCTAAVLSDAISIDKVVAEIRDSSISERGARIDDKRSEAAMEKRKQQGYF from the coding sequence TCATTGAGAATACTGCCCATATCAATGCCTTAGAGAACGAGGCCATTTATATTTTGAGGGAGGTTGCGGCACAATTTGAAAAACCCGTTTTATTGTTTTCTGGAGGAAAGGACTCGATTACTTTGGTAAGGTTGGCCCAAAAGGCCTTCTGGCCCGCTAAAATTCCCTTTCCCTTGATGCATATCGACACGGGACATAATTTTCCTGAGACCATAGAATTTAGAGATCGCTTGGTGAAGGAACTGGGATTGGAACTTATCGTTAGAAATGTTCAGGACTCCATTGATCAGGGAAAGGTCAAGGAGGAATCCGGAAGATATTCTAGCAGAAACAGTTTGCAAACCACCACATTATTGGATGCCATTGAAGAGTTTAAGTTCGATGCTTGTATTGGTGGCGCCCGTAGGGATGAGGAAAAAGCAAGGGCCAAGGAAAGGATATTTTCTGTTCGTGACGATTTTGGACAATGGGACGAAAGAAACCAAAGACCGGAATTGTTCGATATGTTAAACGGTCAGATTGAGTTGGGTCAGAACGTACGTGTTTTCCCTATTTCCAACTGGACGGAGCTAGATGTTTGGTCCTATATAAAGGATGAAGGCATAGAGATACCTTCCATCTATTTTGCACATAAGCGTAAGACCTTTCTTAGGGACGGTATGATATGGTCTGCCGAAGATGGAATTGTATTCAGGGACGAGGATGAGGTTGTGGAAGAACGAATGGTTCGTTTTAGAACGGTAGGGGATATGTCCTGTACAGCGGCCGTTCTATCTGATGCCATAAGTATAGATAAGGTGGTAGCGGAAATTAGGGATTCTTCCATTTCAGAACGAGGTGCTCGTATAGACGACAAGCGTTCCGAAGCGGCCATGGAAAAAAGAAAACAACAAGGATATTTTTAA